The Mustelus asterias chromosome 23, sMusAst1.hap1.1, whole genome shotgun sequence genome window below encodes:
- the LOC144510529 gene encoding hemoglobin subunit alpha-like, which produces MILSEIEKQKIGEIAQVLAKSPEAFGAEALARLFVTHPGSKSYFDYKDYSAAGAKVQVHGGKVIRAVVKAAEHLDDLHSHLEGLALIHGKKLLVDPQNFPMLSECIIVTLATHLADFCPATHCAIDKLLSAICQELSSRYR; this is translated from the exons ATGATACTCTCTGAGATTGAGAAGCAAAAGATAGGCGAAATCGCCCAGGTGCTGGCAAAATCACCTGAAGCTTTTGGTGCTGAAGCTTTGGCCAG GTTGTTTGTAACTCATCCTGGATCCAAGTCTTACTTCGATTACAAAGACTACAGTGCTGCCGGTGCAAAGGTCCAAGTACATGGCGGAAAGGTCATTAGAGCTGTGGTCAAAGCAGCTGAACACTTGGATGACCTGCATTCTCACCTGGAGGGTCTTGCACTTATCCATGGCAAAAAGCTTCTGGTGGATCCTCAGAACTTTCCG ATGCTTTCAGAATGCATCATAGTCACCTTGGCCACCCACCTGGCTGACTTCTGTCCAGCCACCCACTGCGCTATCGACAAGTTGCTCTCTGCCATTTGCCAAGAACTGAGCTCCCGCTATCGTTAG